A window from Neobacillus sp. PS3-40 encodes these proteins:
- a CDS encoding DUF3934 family protein: protein MSKAKAKNGTGKGTGKGTDKKGWNRWKVSANKALSAKPYVSKGVKKAAGSKNTSSNKGDNSDN, encoded by the coding sequence ATGAGTAAGGCAAAGGCTAAAAACGGAACGGGTAAAGGAACAGGTAAAGGAACCGATAAAAAGGGCTGGAACCGATGGAAAGTTAGTGCCAATAAAGCATTGAGCGCTAAGCCCTATGTTAGCAAAGGTGTTAAAAAAGCAGCTGGATCAAAGAACACGAGTAGCAACAAAGGTGACAATTCCGATAATTGA
- a CDS encoding proline iminopeptidase-family hydrolase, with protein sequence MYTEGYIEVTGGRVWYEKFDNGANRTPVIILHGGPGSSHHSMQGLKALSKDRPVIFYDQLGCGKSDRPTDPSLWHIDRFVEELAQVRDALSLDKVHILGHSWGTTLAAAYCLSKPVGIESVIFSSPCLSAPLWAQDQDRNRKKLPIEIQKTLTKCEKEGTTDSKDYKEATQEFNNNFVCRINPLPEFLTKNSHLKNPEIYNIMWGPSEFHVTGNLKDFDCTSQLKEITIPTLFTCGRFDEATPESTKYFSSLTPNSEFHVFENSAHMPYLEENVEYLQVIGDFLLNLS encoded by the coding sequence ATGTATACAGAAGGGTATATCGAAGTCACTGGTGGCAGGGTTTGGTATGAAAAATTTGATAATGGCGCAAATCGAACACCTGTTATTATTCTACATGGAGGACCAGGTTCTTCACACCATTCTATGCAAGGGTTGAAGGCTCTAAGTAAAGACAGACCCGTTATTTTTTATGACCAATTAGGCTGTGGAAAATCGGACAGACCGACGGATCCATCATTATGGCATATCGATCGTTTCGTTGAGGAGTTAGCTCAAGTTCGCGATGCTCTTTCACTTGATAAAGTACATATTTTAGGTCATTCATGGGGGACAACACTTGCCGCAGCCTATTGCTTATCAAAGCCAGTCGGAATCGAGAGTGTTATTTTTTCAAGTCCTTGTCTTAGTGCTCCTCTTTGGGCGCAAGATCAGGATCGTAATCGCAAAAAACTTCCAATAGAGATTCAAAAAACGTTAACTAAATGTGAAAAAGAAGGAACGACTGATTCTAAGGATTATAAAGAGGCAACACAGGAATTTAATAATAATTTTGTTTGTCGAATCAACCCTTTGCCAGAATTCTTAACAAAAAACTCTCATTTAAAAAATCCCGAGATTTACAATATTATGTGGGGGCCGTCTGAATTCCATGTTACTGGAAATCTCAAAGATTTTGATTGCACTTCACAATTGAAGGAAATCACTATTCCCACTCTATTTACATGTGGTCGTTTTGATGAAGCAACACCTGAATCAACAAAATATTTTAGCAGCCTTACACCAAATTCAGAATTCCATGTATTCGAAAATAGTGCTCATATGCCATACCTTGAAGAAAATGTTGAGTATCTGCAAGTAATAGGGGACTTCTTATTGAACCTCTCATGA
- a CDS encoding D-2-hydroxyacid dehydrogenase — translation MIIDNIVITGRIYKEIQTIFEGKKLEKNFRFLHEDDVTVDDLHWADAFASFKPSPVFELTNIKWVHSFGAGVDSFLHQRDWNNNVLLTRTICSFGQKIGEYCLSYILKDLQFHHEFESLQNQKEWRQIAPKPLHEQTVIIYGTGMIGQEVAKLFDTLGMTVYGVSLSGKQKEFFKKVYPIASDVTPLKKANFVINTLPLTDFTNKIFNEKIFNALAAAIFINVGRGATVDENSLLKALDQRNLKHAILDVFSHEPLHKTNPLWNRKDVTITPHISAITSPEEAVQCFIDTLTTIENNNPLKNLVDSKKGF, via the coding sequence TTGATCATAGATAATATAGTAATAACAGGTAGGATTTATAAAGAAATTCAAACAATCTTTGAAGGAAAAAAGCTCGAAAAGAACTTTCGTTTTCTACATGAAGATGATGTGACAGTGGATGATTTACATTGGGCAGATGCTTTTGCATCTTTTAAACCAAGCCCCGTCTTTGAGTTAACGAATATAAAGTGGGTTCATTCATTTGGTGCAGGGGTTGATAGTTTTTTACATCAAAGAGATTGGAATAATAATGTTCTCTTAACTCGAACAATTTGTTCATTTGGACAAAAAATAGGAGAATATTGTTTGAGTTATATCCTTAAAGATCTTCAATTTCATCATGAGTTTGAAAGCCTTCAAAACCAAAAGGAATGGCGGCAGATCGCTCCCAAGCCCTTACACGAACAGACGGTCATCATTTACGGAACTGGGATGATTGGTCAAGAGGTTGCAAAGTTGTTCGATACTTTAGGGATGACGGTATATGGAGTGTCGTTAAGTGGGAAACAAAAAGAGTTCTTTAAAAAGGTTTACCCAATCGCAAGTGATGTCACGCCTTTAAAGAAAGCTAATTTTGTCATTAATACGTTACCATTAACTGATTTTACAAACAAAATATTTAATGAAAAAATATTCAATGCCCTTGCTGCAGCAATCTTTATTAATGTAGGGAGAGGAGCCACGGTTGATGAAAACTCGCTCCTGAAAGCCTTGGATCAGAGAAACTTAAAACATGCCATTTTAGACGTCTTTTCACATGAACCTCTGCATAAGACGAATCCCTTATGGAATCGGAAGGATGTAACGATTACACCACATATTTCAGCGATAACATCCCCAGAGGAAGCAGTACAATGTTTTATTGATACCCTAACTACTATTGAAAACAATAATCCTTTAAAAAATCTGGTTGATAGTAAAAAAGGGTTTTAA
- the narJ gene encoding nitrate reductase molybdenum cofactor assembly chaperone, which translates to MEEQKRVILTIASRILSYPSDTFLQELSEIREFLQDDVLSFDAKDSVEKAIEPLVAMSLKELRETYVAAFDLKKDLGLYLTSHELGDSPKRGAALIKLQKIINIAGFERVEGELADYMPMLFEFLAVATFPDQERLERRLATATQRIFNHLSDEHPYFGIFSVLMSLVFPKPTAEEIQKLEQEREEADLEPMPYPIMYQ; encoded by the coding sequence ATGGAAGAGCAAAAAAGGGTGATTTTAACCATTGCTTCCCGCATCTTAAGTTATCCTAGTGATACGTTTCTTCAAGAATTATCGGAGATCAGGGAATTTTTACAGGATGATGTTCTTTCATTTGATGCGAAAGATTCAGTTGAAAAAGCAATTGAACCGTTAGTGGCAATGTCCTTAAAGGAGTTAAGAGAAACCTATGTGGCAGCATTTGATCTAAAAAAAGATCTTGGTTTATACCTAACTTCACATGAACTTGGAGATAGCCCTAAACGCGGGGCAGCATTAATCAAGCTCCAAAAAATAATCAATATCGCTGGATTTGAACGAGTGGAAGGGGAACTGGCCGACTACATGCCAATGTTATTTGAATTTTTAGCTGTTGCCACCTTTCCTGATCAAGAACGACTTGAAAGACGGCTCGCGACGGCGACCCAAAGAATTTTCAATCATCTTTCAGACGAGCACCCTTACTTTGGGATATTCTCCGTTCTAATGTCGTTGGTATTTCCAAAGCCGACAGCAGAAGAAATTCAGAAACTCGAACAAGAACGAGAAGAAGCAGATTTAGAGCCAATGCCTTATCCGATTATGTACCAATAA
- the pepF gene encoding oligoendopeptidase F has protein sequence MTNKYQSRADVPDQEKWNITDIYPSIEEWEKDYRYIETMTDKLKHFDGSIHDGSSLYSYLSEREDVSSRFNLVFVYGMLQQDLDTRNSLAQSLQDRAKQLGVKISAATSFFLPYLLSLEEATLKEYIIQEPKLNYFEKDLFESYRYKAHVLSKEKEEILSQLGEALSSPSNTFNMINNADIKFGMVTNEEGIQVELTRGMYSKLIEDEDRDKRREAFKAYYQPYLQLKNTIASTLSANIKTNATTARLRNYPSALEKGLFGDMVPKEVYENLISAAKTNIATLHRYNAFRKAKLGLDELRQYDLNAPLVEGVKMEIPYDEAYETILKALAPLGGEYVKTLNTFKDMRYIDVRETPGKRSGAYNLGVYGVHPFVLLNQHDNLDSMFTMVHEFGHAMHSWYSSKNQPRISAGYSIFVAEVASTVNEVLLIHYLLKKETSEKVRKHLLNHFIDKFKGTFFTQVMFAEFEKITHEMAEEGKPLNVEAFNQIYESLFRQYNGDEMVFDEEVKYGWSRIPHFYRPFYVYKYATGFASAIHIAEELLEGKPATLNAYIEFLKSGGSDFPLELLKKTGVDLTSPVPIENALKRFEQLVTEFSTLTN, from the coding sequence GTGACCAATAAATATCAATCCAGGGCAGATGTTCCTGACCAAGAAAAGTGGAATATTACGGATATTTATCCGTCCATAGAGGAATGGGAAAAGGATTATCGTTATATTGAAACGATGACGGATAAATTAAAACACTTTGACGGTTCCATTCATGATGGATCATCTCTCTACAGTTATTTATCTGAAAGAGAAGATGTTTCAAGTCGATTCAATCTAGTATTCGTATATGGGATGTTGCAACAAGATTTGGATACAAGGAATTCATTGGCACAATCTCTCCAGGATCGAGCAAAGCAACTTGGGGTCAAAATTAGTGCGGCAACATCCTTTTTTCTTCCCTATTTATTAAGTTTAGAAGAAGCTACTCTAAAGGAATACATAATCCAAGAACCTAAGTTAAACTATTTTGAAAAAGATTTATTCGAATCTTATCGTTATAAAGCACATGTGCTTTCGAAGGAAAAAGAGGAAATTTTATCGCAATTAGGGGAAGCACTCTCTTCGCCAAGTAACACCTTTAATATGATCAATAATGCTGATATTAAATTTGGTATGGTAACCAATGAAGAGGGTATTCAAGTAGAATTAACTCGTGGAATGTATTCTAAGTTGATTGAGGATGAAGACCGAGATAAACGTAGAGAGGCCTTTAAGGCTTATTATCAACCATATCTGCAGCTAAAAAATACAATTGCTTCAACTCTTTCTGCCAATATTAAGACCAATGCGACGACAGCACGATTAAGAAATTATCCCTCTGCATTGGAAAAAGGATTGTTCGGGGACATGGTTCCGAAAGAAGTCTACGAAAACCTCATATCCGCAGCTAAAACAAATATTGCAACACTGCATCGTTACAATGCCTTTAGAAAAGCAAAATTAGGTTTGGATGAACTTCGTCAATATGATTTAAATGCTCCACTTGTTGAGGGAGTGAAAATGGAAATTCCCTATGATGAAGCATATGAAACGATCTTAAAAGCATTAGCTCCACTCGGGGGCGAATATGTAAAAACTCTAAATACATTTAAAGATATGCGTTATATTGATGTGCGCGAAACGCCAGGAAAGCGTTCTGGTGCTTATAATCTAGGAGTTTATGGTGTCCATCCATTTGTCTTATTAAATCAACATGATAATTTAGATAGTATGTTCACGATGGTCCATGAATTTGGGCATGCCATGCATTCGTGGTATTCAAGCAAAAATCAGCCAAGAATCTCTGCAGGTTACAGTATTTTCGTAGCAGAGGTTGCTTCAACTGTAAATGAAGTACTACTTATACATTATTTACTTAAAAAGGAAACAAGCGAGAAAGTCCGTAAGCATTTGCTAAATCATTTTATTGATAAATTTAAAGGAACTTTTTTTACACAGGTCATGTTCGCGGAATTTGAAAAAATAACACACGAAATGGCTGAAGAAGGAAAACCTCTTAACGTTGAAGCATTTAATCAAATATACGAATCATTGTTTAGACAATACAATGGTGATGAAATGGTTTTTGATGAAGAAGTAAAATACGGATGGTCAAGAATCCCTCATTTTTATCGACCTTTCTATGTTTACAAATATGCCACAGGTTTTGCGTCAGCCATTCATATTGCTGAGGAGCTATTGGAGGGGAAACCAGCCACCCTGAATGCCTATATTGAATTTTTAAAGAGTGGAGGTTCAGATTTTCCTCTTGAATTATTAAAGAAAACAGGAGTAGATTTAACCTCTCCTGTGCCAATAGAAAATGCTCTAAAACGTTTCGAACAGCTAGTTACTGAATTTTCAACTCTAACCAATTAA
- a CDS encoding amidohydrolase translates to MLKSKFVDSELKAWTIKQRRHFHMHPELSGQEFETAECVKNLLIEFGLEIDHRFSTPNVIAYFKGTEGKKTIALRADMDALPLHEEGNKPYMSTVPGVMHGCGHDGHTAILLAVAKWISTNQHLVKNNIVFIFQSSEEASPSGAKQLVEEGVLTDVDQIFGIHLMSTMPLGKIGFATGYAMASCNDFDITIEGKGGHGGHPNDTVDPIYIATHLIQAFQSVVSRNLNPLHSGVISFGGMQAGNSYNVIPSEVKLKGTIRALTFEAAELMHKKTAQLTESICASFGAIGHYEFIEGTPTLYNHPEACDFAKEIIKTTFGADAFMSIDPVLGAEDFSYYLKEKVGAFINVGMQSENSQYPHHHPKFDIDEDAIPAGIEFMIQLALNA, encoded by the coding sequence ATGTTAAAATCTAAATTTGTAGATTCAGAGTTAAAGGCTTGGACAATCAAACAGCGTCGACATTTTCATATGCATCCTGAGCTGTCGGGACAAGAATTTGAAACTGCTGAATGTGTGAAAAATCTATTAATTGAATTTGGACTTGAGATAGATCATCGTTTTTCTACACCGAATGTTATTGCCTATTTTAAAGGCACCGAAGGAAAGAAGACGATCGCATTGAGAGCTGATATGGATGCTCTTCCCCTTCATGAAGAAGGAAACAAGCCATATATGTCTACAGTTCCTGGTGTTATGCATGGATGTGGTCATGATGGACACACCGCAATCTTACTAGCAGTAGCGAAATGGATCAGTACAAACCAGCATCTAGTGAAAAATAATATTGTCTTTATTTTTCAAAGCTCAGAAGAAGCATCCCCAAGCGGCGCAAAACAACTTGTTGAAGAAGGAGTTTTAACTGATGTCGATCAGATTTTCGGAATTCATTTGATGTCAACAATGCCTCTAGGGAAAATTGGCTTTGCGACTGGATATGCAATGGCATCCTGCAATGATTTTGATATTACAATCGAAGGTAAAGGTGGACATGGGGGCCATCCAAACGACACTGTGGATCCAATCTATATTGCAACACATCTTATCCAGGCATTTCAATCGGTTGTTAGCAGAAATTTAAACCCCTTGCATTCAGGAGTCATTTCTTTTGGAGGGATGCAGGCCGGCAATTCTTATAATGTCATACCATCTGAAGTGAAACTAAAAGGGACGATTAGGGCTTTAACATTTGAAGCAGCTGAGTTAATGCACAAAAAAACAGCACAGCTTACCGAGTCTATTTGTGCAAGCTTTGGAGCAATAGGACACTATGAATTTATTGAAGGTACACCGACATTATACAATCATCCAGAGGCATGTGACTTTGCAAAAGAAATCATCAAAACGACTTTTGGTGCTGATGCCTTTATGTCAATAGATCCTGTCCTTGGAGCTGAAGACTTTTCCTATTATTTAAAGGAAAAAGTAGGTGCATTCATTAACGTCGGGATGCAAAGTGAGAATAGCCAGTACCCTCACCATCACCCGAAATTTGATATAGATGAGGATGCCATCCCCGCTGGGATCGAGTTTATGATTCAATTGGCGTTGAATGCATAG
- a CDS encoding acetamidase/formamidase family protein, which translates to MEMIPKEKGVLLMSAKNIPVMCVDSNAIIVFETYDCFSNQILTEDQPFSSVGWNKINPATGPLFVNGAEPGDILKVEILDIKIASQGVMTTAPNLGVLGQIVTGETTKVIFIQGEKAIFNDKIQIPIKPMIGVIGTAPATEEIPTGTPGAHGGNMDCKKIIKGSTLYLPVNVPGALLSMGDLHAVMGDGEIVVCGLEIPGEVEVKVSVVKGESLPLPMLVDKEKVITIASAETLDEAAKMATIHMHQFLVEHLDIGIDEAGMLLSLVGDLRICQVVDPLMTARMEFPQWILDQYEYTLK; encoded by the coding sequence ATGGAAATGATACCTAAAGAAAAAGGTGTGTTACTTATGTCCGCAAAGAATATACCTGTCATGTGTGTAGATTCAAATGCAATAATCGTATTTGAAACCTATGATTGTTTTAGTAATCAAATTCTAACTGAGGATCAACCATTTAGTTCAGTGGGTTGGAATAAGATTAATCCTGCAACGGGACCTTTATTTGTGAATGGTGCAGAACCAGGTGATATTTTAAAAGTAGAAATATTAGATATTAAGATTGCTAGCCAAGGGGTTATGACAACTGCACCCAACCTTGGTGTTTTAGGTCAGATAGTCACTGGTGAAACAACAAAAGTGATTTTCATTCAAGGTGAAAAGGCTATTTTTAATGATAAAATTCAGATTCCGATCAAGCCAATGATTGGTGTAATTGGAACAGCTCCAGCAACTGAAGAAATACCAACAGGTACACCTGGAGCACATGGTGGAAATATGGATTGTAAGAAGATTATTAAAGGTTCGACATTGTATTTACCCGTCAATGTACCTGGGGCCTTGTTATCTATGGGAGATTTACATGCAGTCATGGGAGATGGAGAAATTGTTGTTTGTGGCCTTGAAATACCTGGGGAGGTAGAGGTAAAAGTAAGTGTTGTAAAAGGCGAATCATTACCACTTCCAATGTTAGTAGATAAAGAAAAGGTGATTACGATTGCTTCTGCGGAAACGTTGGATGAAGCGGCAAAAATGGCAACTATCCATATGCACCAGTTTTTAGTTGAACATCTTGATATTGGTATTGATGAGGCAGGAATGTTGCTTTCTCTAGTCGGTGATCTAAGAATTTGTCAGGTTGTTGACCCTTTAATGACTGCTCGAATGGAATTTCCACAGTGGATTTTAGATCAATATGAATACACACTAAAATAG
- the narH gene encoding nitrate reductase subunit beta, whose protein sequence is MRIKAQVAMVMNLDKCIGCHTCSVTCKNTWTNRPGTEYMWFNNVETRPGPGYPKQWEDTNRYKGGWVYKNGKLTLRAGGPITKLASIFYNPNMPSLTDYYEPWTYDYQHLINSPKKKNLPVARPKSMITGKFIDKPEWGPNWDDDLAGGSEIVPLDPNVQKLQEHIAMEYEKTFMMYLPRICEHCLNPSCVASCPSGAIYKRDEDGIVLVDQEACRGWRFCMNGCPYHKVYYNWNTHKAEKCNFCYPRTEAGLPTICSETCVGRIRYIGVLLYDADRVKEAASVEDPKDLYESQLSVFLDPFDPDVIEEARKAGINDEWINAAQESPVYKMAVKWKIALPLHPEYRTLPMVWYVPPLSPIMNHIVNEDELSTDGYIPAVDQMRIPMEYLASILSADDAEVIRNVLLKLIAMRVHMRAKTVGGIDELKHSQLLQEAGISIEMTEDMARLLAVSKYNERFVIPTGRREMDDDLYYKQGSCSIEELAPPEGMVTYPFERGN, encoded by the coding sequence TTGAGGATTAAAGCGCAGGTTGCTATGGTAATGAACTTAGATAAATGTATCGGCTGTCATACCTGTTCAGTTACATGTAAAAATACATGGACTAACAGACCAGGAACTGAATACATGTGGTTTAATAATGTCGAAACACGTCCAGGACCTGGGTATCCGAAGCAATGGGAGGATACCAACCGTTATAAAGGCGGATGGGTCTATAAAAATGGCAAACTAACCCTTAGGGCTGGCGGACCAATTACGAAATTGGCCAGTATTTTTTATAATCCAAATATGCCATCTTTAACTGACTACTATGAACCGTGGACCTATGATTACCAACATTTAATTAACAGCCCGAAAAAGAAAAATCTTCCGGTTGCACGTCCGAAATCGATGATTACCGGAAAATTTATTGACAAACCTGAATGGGGCCCAAACTGGGATGATGATTTAGCTGGCGGCAGTGAAATCGTTCCACTAGATCCGAATGTACAAAAGCTGCAAGAACATATCGCAATGGAATACGAAAAAACATTCATGATGTATTTACCAAGAATATGCGAGCATTGTTTGAACCCTTCATGTGTGGCATCTTGTCCATCTGGCGCTATTTATAAGCGCGATGAGGATGGAATTGTATTAGTGGATCAGGAGGCATGCCGAGGCTGGCGCTTCTGTATGAATGGTTGTCCCTATCATAAAGTTTATTACAATTGGAATACCCATAAAGCAGAAAAATGTAATTTCTGCTATCCAAGAACGGAGGCGGGATTGCCAACCATTTGTTCAGAGACATGTGTCGGACGGATCCGCTATATCGGTGTCCTTTTATATGATGCCGATCGAGTAAAAGAAGCAGCGTCTGTCGAAGATCCAAAAGATCTTTATGAATCACAACTTTCCGTTTTCCTTGATCCTTTTGATCCAGACGTGATCGAGGAAGCTAGAAAAGCAGGGATCAATGACGAATGGATAAATGCTGCTCAAGAATCACCTGTTTATAAAATGGCGGTGAAATGGAAAATTGCTTTACCTTTACATCCGGAGTACCGCACATTACCAATGGTCTGGTATGTACCGCCGCTTAGCCCGATTATGAATCACATTGTGAATGAAGACGAGCTCTCAACAGATGGCTATATCCCAGCTGTCGACCAAATGAGAATTCCAATGGAATACCTGGCATCTATTTTATCAGCTGATGATGCCGAGGTAATTCGCAACGTACTCTTGAAGCTAATCGCAATGAGGGTTCATATGAGAGCTAAAACAGTAGGGGGAATCGATGAATTGAAGCACAGCCAATTGCTGCAGGAAGCAGGTATATCCATTGAAATGACTGAAGATATGGCAAGGCTGCTCGCGGTCTCGAAATACAATGAGCGCTTTGTAATTCCAACAGGACGTAGAGAAATGGATGATGATCTCTATTATAAACAAGGATCCTGTAGTATTGAGGAATTAGCTCCACCTGAAGGTATGGTGACATATCCGTTTGAAAGGGGGAACTAA
- the narI gene encoding respiratory nitrate reductase subunit gamma, protein MDDLFWWVIFPYITGVVMIVGVLYRYAFRQLSWSAPSTEFFEKKWLRIGSPLFHYGIVFAFIGHIMGIVVPKSVYEFFGITDEMYHTGAILGGGIAGLMVVVGLIILLIRKITVDPVRIHAKFPDFFTVIALIIVAGLGAYMTIIYNTTVVEYEYRTTIGPWFRSLFIFQPKYQLMAGIPLVFKIHVICAFGLFASIPFTRLIHFYSLPVKYPFRAPQQYRSRSSFKRNKI, encoded by the coding sequence ATGGACGATCTATTTTGGTGGGTCATTTTTCCATATATCACCGGCGTTGTTATGATTGTTGGAGTTTTGTACCGCTATGCATTCAGGCAATTAAGTTGGTCAGCACCCTCAACAGAGTTTTTCGAAAAAAAGTGGCTCCGGATTGGTTCCCCACTTTTCCATTACGGGATTGTCTTTGCGTTTATTGGCCATATTATGGGAATTGTTGTGCCAAAAAGCGTTTATGAATTTTTTGGAATAACGGATGAAATGTATCACACCGGTGCTATTCTTGGTGGTGGGATAGCCGGTTTAATGGTTGTTGTTGGATTGATTATTTTGCTCATTCGCAAAATTACGGTTGATCCTGTCCGGATCCATGCAAAATTTCCTGACTTTTTTACAGTGATTGCATTGATCATTGTAGCAGGCTTGGGTGCATACATGACAATCATATACAATACGACAGTTGTTGAATACGAATATCGGACAACCATTGGTCCTTGGTTTCGAAGCCTATTTATTTTTCAACCAAAATATCAACTGATGGCAGGAATCCCGCTTGTTTTTAAAATTCATGTCATTTGTGCGTTTGGGCTATTTGCTTCAATTCCATTTACACGTCTCATCCATTTTTACAGTTTGCCTGTTAAATACCCATTTCGTGCACCACAACAATATCGTTCACGTTCCAGCTTTAAAAGAAATAAAATTTAA
- a CDS encoding methyl-accepting chemotaxis protein has protein sequence MKFSGVFTKRLQRQILIPFLLLIIIGGSSIAYISYTYSVTTTTKELSLTVKEQLKNTNEGFEIFFNNMKSTVNRFANKDEIKTYDQNKDALLKDFGEMAKSDKAIMNIYFGTGKTGEMILYPHADLPKDYDPRDRPWYKDAIDHKNMIIWTDPYIDSISHLPVISAAKAVYEGDEVVGVMAIDISLETLTTMINKTHIGDTGYAFLMDKNGVILAHPDKKMITKNLSKQAFYKKMNAKEGVVNEIFEGKDREFGYAVNPTTGWKIAGLVNKSEFESKGEKILVPILITLLLVIAFSILVSFIVTRLITKPIHALQKTMKSVEDGDLSVSLEVKQNNEIGLLSNSFNAMVGQLREIIAKVSTLSQQVTDVSQLMASSAEENTAASNEIATTMEEIAAGATNQTELVQTNVEASNMLSSKIKDIEDMSSQIKEESENMFKASEEGASTIHILQDKFTHSDQLARKMEIAINNLNTRSHSIKDIVQTISGIASQTNLLALNAAIEAARAGEHGKGFAVVADEVRKLSEQTNNSLQEISKIIQLMQEETGNTVVLIQQTTAFFQEQGSAVNETESVFATINENISENYKMFEQMTISMKEMVKQKELLIENTHHLNAISQETAAGTEEVSASIEQTTASMEQLNKLAFELEGFAMEMQKEVRQFHL, from the coding sequence ATGAAGTTCAGCGGTGTTTTTACAAAGAGATTACAAAGGCAAATACTGATCCCTTTTTTACTTTTAATCATTATCGGTGGTTCAAGTATTGCTTATATTAGTTATACATATAGTGTTACTACAACTACCAAAGAACTTTCATTAACGGTTAAGGAACAATTAAAAAATACCAATGAGGGATTTGAAATATTTTTCAATAACATGAAATCTACGGTAAATCGTTTCGCAAACAAGGATGAAATTAAGACTTATGATCAAAATAAGGACGCTCTTCTAAAGGATTTCGGTGAGATGGCAAAAAGTGATAAAGCTATCATGAATATTTACTTTGGAACTGGAAAAACCGGAGAAATGATTTTGTATCCTCATGCAGACTTACCAAAGGATTATGATCCAAGGGATAGACCATGGTATAAGGATGCTATCGATCATAAAAATATGATCATTTGGACCGATCCTTATATAGATTCAATTTCACATCTGCCAGTTATAAGTGCTGCAAAAGCGGTATATGAAGGGGATGAAGTCGTTGGGGTCATGGCGATAGATATTTCTCTAGAAACATTGACAACCATGATAAATAAAACTCATATTGGTGATACAGGCTATGCCTTTTTAATGGATAAGAATGGGGTCATTTTAGCTCATCCTGATAAAAAAATGATTACAAAGAACTTATCAAAGCAAGCGTTTTATAAAAAGATGAATGCAAAAGAAGGCGTTGTGAACGAAATTTTCGAAGGTAAAGATCGGGAATTCGGATACGCAGTTAACCCTACAACTGGTTGGAAAATTGCTGGTTTAGTAAATAAATCGGAATTTGAAAGTAAGGGCGAAAAGATATTGGTGCCGATTTTAATTACTTTATTATTGGTTATTGCATTCTCCATCCTTGTGTCATTTATCGTAACTAGATTAATTACAAAACCTATTCATGCACTCCAAAAAACAATGAAAAGTGTAGAGGATGGGGATCTGTCTGTTTCCCTTGAAGTTAAACAAAATAATGAAATTGGCTTGTTATCTAATAGCTTTAATGCAATGGTTGGGCAGCTTCGAGAAATTATTGCAAAAGTATCTACTTTATCCCAACAGGTAACAGATGTTTCACAACTAATGGCTAGTAGTGCTGAAGAAAATACCGCAGCTTCAAATGAGATTGCAACAACAATGGAAGAAATTGCGGCAGGGGCTACGAATCAAACAGAACTTGTGCAAACCAATGTAGAAGCATCCAACATGCTTTCGTCTAAAATTAAAGACATTGAAGATATGTCCAGTCAAATTAAAGAGGAATCAGAAAATATGTTCAAAGCGTCTGAAGAAGGGGCTAGTACAATTCATATTCTTCAAGATAAATTTACTCATTCCGATCAGCTTGCGAGAAAAATGGAGATAGCTATTAACAATCTCAATACTCGTTCCCATTCAATAAAAGATATTGTTCAAACAATTTCCGGGATCGCAAGTCAAACGAATTTGTTAGCATTAAATGCAGCAATTGAAGCAGCTCGGGCCGGTGAACATGGAAAAGGATTTGCTGTTGTAGCAGATGAAGTTCGTAAACTATCCGAGCAAACGAATAACTCATTGCAGGAAATATCTAAAATAATTCAACTAATGCAAGAAGAAACGGGTAATACCGTCGTTCTCATTCAACAAACAACTGCGTTTTTCCAGGAGCAAGGAAGTGCTGTTAACGAAACAGAAAGCGTTTTTGCTACTATTAATGAAAACATTAGTGAAAATTACAAAATGTTTGAACAAATGACGATTAGTATGAAAGAAATGGTCAAGCAAAAAGAACTATTGATAGAGAATACACATCACTTAAATGCCATTAGTCAGGAAACAGCAGCCGGTACAGAAGAAGTATCTGCATCAATCGAACAAACAACAGCATCAATGGAACAACTAAATAAATTAGCATTTGAGTTAGAAGGATTTGCAATGGAAATGCAAAAAGAGGTTAGGCAATTTCATTTATAA